One region of Dissulfurirhabdus thermomarina genomic DNA includes:
- the rpoD gene encoding RNA polymerase sigma factor RpoD — protein sequence MGDPTKDSTGVHEKTPPAASAGRSRPRRRPPILPGEAPEHIPAAAETDVEPDLHLDDDAAEDRDPAFPLEADAAPEADLPPDPEEVVHAAGPSVDPVRIYLREMGATELLTRDDEVRIAEAMESGERRMLAAAFGCPRAVENFLMTGLDLIRPPAASRKKAAEDDGTKAREIPAAAGALARCLEIVARRHAANLALWKEGIDTPPDRRTLRRLQKKMARNRRHMIAPFQERRIERPLLLSACETFRVVYEEFREAPDEETWAAFGLTTGQLRLFHRQLQEGERRVKRAKDQLIKANLRLVVSIAKKYGNRGLHLLDLVQEGNIGLMKAVEKFEYRRGYKFSTYATWWIRQAITRAIADQSRTIRIPVHMVETMNKVIRATRILTQETGRTPGPDEVAACLNLPEKKVAQILKIARDPVSLETPIGDEEDSMLADFIEDPNVPPPEEAAAAQNLVEKTRSLLATLTPREEKVLRLRFGIGEQCDHTLEEVGRDFMVTRERIRQIEAKALRKLRHPSRSRLLKSFMEK from the coding sequence ATGGGAGACCCGACCAAGGATTCCACGGGGGTGCACGAGAAGACCCCACCGGCGGCCTCCGCCGGGCGCTCCCGGCCGAGACGGCGGCCGCCCATCCTGCCCGGCGAAGCCCCGGAGCACATCCCGGCGGCCGCCGAAACCGACGTGGAACCCGACCTGCATCTCGACGACGATGCCGCGGAAGACCGGGATCCCGCCTTCCCCCTGGAAGCCGACGCGGCACCCGAGGCCGACCTCCCGCCCGATCCGGAGGAGGTGGTCCACGCCGCGGGCCCATCGGTGGACCCCGTCCGGATCTACCTGCGGGAGATGGGGGCCACGGAGCTGCTGACCCGCGACGACGAAGTCCGGATCGCCGAGGCCATGGAATCCGGGGAACGGCGCATGCTGGCCGCCGCCTTCGGCTGCCCGCGGGCCGTGGAGAACTTCCTCATGACGGGCCTGGACCTCATCCGCCCGCCCGCCGCCTCCAGGAAGAAGGCCGCCGAAGACGACGGGACGAAGGCGCGGGAGATCCCGGCCGCCGCCGGGGCCCTTGCCCGCTGCCTCGAGATCGTGGCCCGGCGCCACGCGGCCAACCTCGCCCTCTGGAAGGAAGGGATCGACACCCCCCCCGACCGGCGGACGCTCCGCCGCCTCCAGAAGAAGATGGCCCGAAACCGCCGCCACATGATCGCCCCCTTCCAGGAACGGCGGATCGAGCGCCCCCTGCTGCTGAGCGCCTGCGAGACCTTCCGCGTGGTCTACGAGGAATTCCGGGAGGCCCCCGACGAGGAGACCTGGGCCGCCTTCGGCCTCACCACCGGCCAGCTCCGCCTCTTCCACCGGCAGCTCCAGGAGGGGGAACGCCGGGTCAAGAGGGCCAAGGACCAGCTGATCAAGGCCAACCTGCGCCTGGTGGTGAGCATCGCCAAGAAGTACGGAAACCGCGGCCTCCACCTCCTGGACCTGGTCCAGGAGGGCAACATCGGCCTCATGAAGGCGGTGGAGAAGTTCGAGTACCGCCGCGGCTACAAGTTCAGCACCTACGCCACCTGGTGGATCCGGCAGGCCATCACCCGGGCCATCGCCGACCAGTCGCGCACCATCCGCATCCCGGTCCACATGGTGGAGACCATGAACAAGGTCATCCGGGCCACCCGGATCCTCACCCAGGAGACCGGGCGCACGCCCGGGCCGGACGAGGTCGCCGCCTGCCTCAACCTGCCCGAGAAGAAGGTGGCCCAGATCCTCAAGATCGCCCGCGACCCCGTCTCCCTCGAAACGCCCATCGGCGACGAGGAAGACAGCATGCTGGCGGACTTCATCGAGGATCCCAACGTCCCGCCGCCGGAGGAGGCCGCCGCCGCCCAGAACCTCGTGGAGAAGACCCGGTCGCTGCTCGCCACCCTGACGCCCCGGGAGGAGAAGGTCCTCCGCCTCCGCTTCGGCATCGGGGAACAGTGCGACCACACCCTCGAGGAGGTGGGCCGCGACTTCATGGTCACCCGGGAGCGGATCCGCCAGATCGAGGCCAAGGCGCTCCGAAAGCTCCGCCACCCGAGCCGCAGCCGGCTCCTCAAGAGCTTCATGGAGAAGTAG
- a CDS encoding cofactor-independent phosphoglycerate mutase — MNEPKTAAAPAEGAGEPAEKSPRYVVLIGDGMADYPEAVLGGKTALEAARTPTLDTLARLGEMGLVTTIPEGMPPGSDVANMSLLGYDPERHYTGRGPLEAAAMGVALNPEDVAFRCNLVTLGFREGRVVMQDYSAGHITDDEARELVTGLAPLVSGRSFELRPGVSYRHLLVWRGGPEGLDTVPPHDVTGQDVTEAWYAYEEEPLLYELLTKAVTYFHRHEVNERRRREGKPPANALWPWGQGRRPRIAPLRDLYGVEGAVVAAVDLIKGLGAWAGLQGISVPGATGWIDTNVRGKAQAALEAAREKDLVVVHLEAPDEAGHMGDAKAKVRAIERFDKELVLPVLEGLKDLGAPFRLLVVTDHFTPVRLRTHAPGPVPFVLYDSLNPAEHQGAAFTEAEAAKTGIRLEAGHHLLPRLLGRPPADADPSPKKR, encoded by the coding sequence ATGAACGAGCCGAAGACGGCGGCCGCCCCGGCCGAAGGGGCCGGAGAACCGGCCGAAAAGTCGCCCAGGTACGTCGTCCTCATCGGGGACGGCATGGCCGACTACCCGGAGGCGGTGCTCGGCGGCAAGACCGCCCTCGAGGCCGCCCGGACCCCCACCCTGGACACCCTGGCCCGGCTCGGCGAGATGGGCCTGGTGACCACCATCCCCGAGGGCATGCCGCCCGGGAGCGACGTGGCCAACATGTCGCTCCTGGGCTACGACCCCGAAAGGCACTACACGGGCCGCGGCCCCCTCGAGGCCGCGGCCATGGGGGTGGCCCTGAACCCCGAGGACGTGGCCTTCCGGTGCAACCTGGTCACCCTGGGCTTTCGCGAGGGCCGGGTGGTCATGCAGGACTACAGCGCCGGCCACATCACCGACGACGAGGCCCGGGAACTCGTCACGGGCCTGGCCCCCCTGGTCTCGGGCCGGTCCTTCGAGCTCCGGCCGGGGGTGAGCTACCGCCACCTCCTCGTCTGGCGGGGCGGGCCGGAGGGCCTCGACACCGTCCCCCCCCACGACGTGACCGGCCAGGACGTCACGGAGGCCTGGTACGCCTACGAGGAGGAGCCCCTCCTCTACGAGCTCCTCACCAAGGCGGTCACCTACTTCCATCGCCACGAGGTCAACGAGCGGCGGCGCCGCGAGGGCAAACCCCCGGCCAACGCCCTGTGGCCCTGGGGCCAGGGGCGGCGGCCCCGGATCGCCCCCCTGCGGGATCTCTACGGGGTGGAGGGGGCGGTGGTGGCCGCCGTGGACCTCATCAAGGGCCTCGGCGCCTGGGCCGGCCTCCAGGGGATCTCCGTCCCCGGGGCCACCGGCTGGATCGACACCAACGTCCGCGGCAAGGCCCAGGCCGCCCTCGAGGCCGCCCGCGAAAAGGACCTCGTGGTGGTGCACCTCGAGGCCCCGGACGAGGCCGGCCACATGGGGGACGCCAAGGCCAAGGTCCGCGCCATCGAGCGCTTCGACAAGGAACTGGTGCTCCCCGTCCTCGAGGGCCTCAAGGACCTCGGGGCCCCCTTCCGGCTGCTGGTGGTGACGGACCACTTCACCCCCGTCCGGCTCCGGACCCACGCCCCCGGACCGGTTCCCTTCGTGCTCTACGACAGCCTGAACCCCGCCGAGCACCAGGGCGCGGCCTTCACGGAGGCCGAGGCCGCCAAGACCGGCATCCGCCTGGAGGCCGGGCACCATCTCCTGCCCCGCCTCCTGGGCCGGCCTCCGGCGGACGCCGACCCCTCTCCCAAGAAGCGATGA
- a CDS encoding ABC transporter ATP-binding protein, with protein sequence MRELRAEGLVKAYRERRRIPGRPRLGGTGADYLVLKDINLHLKGGEFTCILGPSGCGKSTLLRILAGFDRPTSGRVLIDGEPVRGPSPRHIFVFQEDGLFPWMTARENVAVGARFIPDPAERERRIREYLDLVGLEGFEEHYPHQLSGGMRRRAEVARALITNPEILFMDEPFGALDFVTRLQMREEMVNVHLMFETTLLFITHDIDEALHLGDRIVVLSDRPAEVKANISLPFPHPRDLGSGELADLRREIYFLMGLHAAL encoded by the coding sequence ATGAGGGAGCTGCGCGCCGAGGGGCTGGTCAAGGCCTACCGGGAACGGCGCCGCATCCCCGGACGCCCGCGCCTGGGGGGCACCGGGGCGGACTACCTCGTCCTCAAGGACATCAACCTCCACCTCAAGGGCGGGGAATTCACTTGCATCCTCGGTCCCTCCGGGTGCGGCAAATCCACGTTGCTCCGCATCCTGGCCGGCTTCGACCGGCCCACCTCGGGCCGGGTCCTCATCGACGGGGAACCCGTCCGGGGCCCGAGCCCCCGCCACATCTTCGTCTTCCAGGAGGACGGGCTCTTCCCCTGGATGACCGCCCGGGAGAACGTGGCCGTCGGGGCCCGGTTCATCCCGGACCCGGCGGAACGGGAGCGCCGGATCCGCGAATACCTCGACCTCGTGGGCCTCGAGGGCTTCGAGGAGCACTACCCGCACCAGCTCTCCGGCGGGATGCGGCGGCGGGCGGAGGTGGCCCGGGCCCTCATCACCAACCCGGAGATCCTTTTCATGGACGAGCCCTTCGGGGCCCTGGACTTCGTCACCCGGCTCCAGATGCGGGAGGAGATGGTGAACGTCCACCTCATGTTCGAGACCACCCTCCTCTTCATCACCCACGACATCGACGAGGCCCTCCACCTCGGCGACCGGATCGTGGTCCTGAGCGACCGGCCGGCCGAGGTGAAGGCCAACATCTCGCTCCCCTTTCCCCACCCGCGGGACCTCGGCTCGGGGGAACTGGCCGATCTCCGCCGCGAGATCTACTTCCTCATGGGCCTCCACGCGGCCCTCTAG
- the dnaG gene encoding DNA primase — MIPEEVIRSVREAARIREIVGEYLPLRRAGRSWMGVCPFHADTDPSFSVNEDRQTFHCFGCGEGGDVFKFLMKVEGLTFVEAVKALAARYGIPVPERPLSPRQQAVKDQREQLAAANELAAEVYREALEKAPEAAEARAYLDRRGLAPEIRRRFRLGWAPDRWDFLARRLEAAGVPAATGMAAGLLAERRSGSGCYDRFRGRIVFPILDLSGRVVALGGRLIRDGQPKYLNSPETPLYRKGEVLYGLHQNREAVRRAGRGFVVEGYMDLLALVQAGIEAVAATLGTALTAEHAGLLHRYAREWILVFDADPAGLKAALRSIPLLLREDLNVRVLCLPEGDDPDSFVRREGPKAWWALAEAAPAWIDFALDQGRRLHGDTPEGTARAVDDLVPLLEAVRDPVRQSLHVAHVCRRTGLREDSLVQRLRMERRGAPRERRAAAHGGGAVQATAQKSLVGFLLCHPEHVPAFAGEGLENWLDDPDHRELWNGLVHLMEAGGPLDLATFLLRLEGLPELKALAARLAKETPACDDIEATVHRLLTYCREQRKKALRRELLDRIRSDPAGDPARILEQIQALR; from the coding sequence ATGATCCCGGAAGAGGTCATCCGAAGCGTCCGCGAGGCCGCCCGGATTCGCGAGATCGTGGGTGAATACCTCCCCCTGAGGCGCGCCGGGCGCAGCTGGATGGGCGTCTGCCCCTTCCACGCCGACACGGATCCCTCCTTCAGCGTCAACGAAGACCGCCAGACCTTCCACTGCTTCGGGTGCGGGGAAGGCGGTGACGTCTTCAAGTTCCTCATGAAGGTGGAGGGCCTCACCTTCGTGGAGGCGGTCAAGGCCCTGGCGGCCCGCTACGGCATCCCCGTTCCGGAACGCCCCCTCTCGCCCCGTCAGCAGGCCGTAAAGGACCAGCGGGAGCAGCTGGCGGCAGCCAACGAGCTGGCCGCCGAGGTCTACCGGGAGGCCCTCGAGAAGGCCCCCGAGGCCGCCGAGGCTCGCGCCTACCTCGACCGCCGGGGCCTTGCGCCCGAGATCCGGCGGCGTTTCCGCCTGGGATGGGCCCCCGACCGATGGGACTTCCTGGCCCGGCGCCTGGAGGCCGCCGGGGTCCCGGCGGCCACCGGCATGGCCGCCGGCCTCCTGGCCGAGCGTCGGAGCGGTTCCGGCTGCTACGACCGCTTCCGCGGGCGGATCGTCTTCCCCATCCTCGACCTCTCCGGCCGCGTGGTGGCCCTGGGCGGCCGGCTCATCCGGGACGGCCAGCCCAAGTACCTCAACTCCCCCGAGACCCCCCTCTACCGGAAGGGCGAGGTGCTCTACGGCCTGCACCAGAACCGGGAGGCCGTGCGGCGGGCCGGCCGGGGCTTCGTGGTGGAGGGGTACATGGATCTCCTGGCCCTGGTCCAGGCCGGCATCGAGGCCGTGGCCGCCACCCTGGGCACCGCCCTCACCGCGGAGCACGCGGGGCTCCTCCACCGCTATGCCCGGGAATGGATCCTGGTCTTCGACGCCGATCCGGCGGGCCTCAAGGCGGCCCTCCGGTCCATCCCCCTCCTGCTCCGGGAGGATCTCAACGTCCGGGTCCTGTGTCTCCCGGAAGGAGACGACCCGGATTCCTTCGTCCGGCGCGAGGGGCCGAAGGCCTGGTGGGCCCTGGCGGAGGCGGCTCCGGCATGGATCGACTTCGCCCTGGACCAGGGACGCCGACTCCACGGGGACACCCCTGAGGGCACGGCCCGGGCCGTGGACGACCTCGTCCCGCTCCTCGAGGCCGTCCGCGACCCGGTCCGCCAGTCCCTCCACGTGGCCCACGTCTGCCGGCGGACCGGCCTCCGGGAAGACAGCCTCGTCCAGCGCCTGCGGATGGAGCGCCGCGGCGCCCCGCGCGAGCGCCGGGCGGCGGCGCACGGAGGCGGCGCCGTCCAGGCCACGGCGCAGAAATCCCTGGTGGGCTTCCTCCTCTGCCACCCGGAGCACGTGCCCGCCTTCGCGGGCGAAGGCCTCGAGAACTGGCTGGACGACCCGGACCACCGGGAACTCTGGAACGGCCTCGTCCACCTCATGGAGGCCGGTGGCCCCCTGGACCTGGCCACCTTCCTCCTCCGCCTGGAAGGCCTCCCCGAGCTCAAGGCCCTGGCCGCCCGCCTGGCCAAGGAGACCCCTGCCTGCGACGACATCGAGGCGACGGTTCACCGCCTCTTGACGTATTGCCGAGAACAAAGGAAGAAGGCGCTTCGGCGGGAACTCCTGGACCGAATCCGGAGTGACCCCGCCGGCGATCCGGCCCGGATACTGGAACAGATCCAGGCGCTTCGATGA
- a CDS encoding homoserine dehydrogenase — protein MTKVCQIGLFGLGTVGTGTARILLDQAELLARRAGSRLELARVCDRHPDDLRGLPLDPGRVTADVRDLLDDPAIRVFVELIGGIEPARSVVLQAIAAGKHVVTANKALLAEHGSEIFAAAAEAGVAVGFEASVGGGIPVIKTLKEGLVANRIETVAGIMNGTANYVLTRMTDDGLAFDEALAEAQRLGYAEADPTFDVDGIDTAHKLAILAALAFATPVGPADIATEGISRLTPLDITFAAEFGYRIKLLAIARHRPEGLELRVHPTMIPADHLLARVEGAANAFYLVGDAVGQVLLHGPGAGQMPTGSAVVADIVDIARGIAAGVPPCGGPFEALAPVPLRPMEALVCRYYFRFSAKDRPGVLARIAGILGDNGISIAAVIQKGRRSRAAVPIVMLTHEAEEARVRRALARIDELDVVTDPTTVIRIEDPATLAASANAEVTPA, from the coding sequence ATGACCAAAGTCTGCCAGATCGGGCTCTTCGGCCTCGGCACCGTGGGAACCGGCACGGCCCGCATCCTCCTTGACCAGGCGGAGCTCCTCGCCCGGCGGGCCGGCTCCCGGCTCGAGCTCGCCCGTGTCTGCGACCGGCACCCGGACGACCTCCGGGGGCTCCCCCTGGACCCGGGCCGGGTGACGGCCGACGTGCGGGACCTCCTGGACGACCCCGCCATCCGGGTCTTCGTGGAGCTCATCGGCGGCATCGAACCGGCCCGCTCCGTGGTGCTCCAGGCCATCGCGGCCGGCAAGCACGTGGTCACCGCCAACAAGGCCCTGCTCGCCGAACACGGATCGGAGATCTTCGCGGCCGCCGCCGAGGCGGGGGTCGCCGTGGGCTTCGAGGCCAGCGTGGGCGGCGGTATCCCGGTCATCAAGACCCTCAAGGAGGGCCTCGTGGCCAACCGCATCGAGACGGTGGCCGGCATCATGAACGGGACGGCCAACTACGTCCTGACCCGGATGACCGACGACGGCCTCGCCTTCGACGAGGCCCTGGCCGAGGCCCAGCGCCTCGGGTACGCCGAGGCGGACCCCACCTTCGACGTGGACGGCATCGACACCGCCCACAAGCTGGCCATCCTGGCCGCGCTGGCCTTCGCCACCCCGGTGGGCCCGGCCGACATCGCCACCGAGGGCATCTCGCGCCTCACCCCGCTGGACATCACCTTCGCCGCGGAATTCGGGTACCGGATCAAGCTGCTGGCCATCGCCCGGCACCGGCCCGAGGGCCTGGAGCTCCGGGTCCATCCCACCATGATCCCGGCCGACCACCTCCTGGCCCGGGTGGAGGGGGCGGCCAACGCCTTCTACCTGGTGGGCGACGCCGTGGGGCAGGTCCTCCTCCACGGACCCGGGGCCGGGCAGATGCCCACCGGGAGCGCGGTGGTGGCGGACATCGTGGACATCGCCCGGGGCATCGCCGCCGGCGTTCCGCCCTGCGGCGGCCCCTTCGAGGCCCTGGCCCCCGTGCCGCTTCGGCCAATGGAGGCCCTGGTGTGCCGGTACTACTTCCGGTTCTCCGCCAAGGACCGCCCCGGCGTGCTCGCCCGGATCGCCGGCATCCTGGGCGACAACGGCATCAGCATCGCCGCGGTGATCCAGAAGGGCCGGCGGAGCCGGGCCGCGGTCCCCATCGTCATGCTGACCCACGAGGCGGAGGAGGCCCGGGTGCGCCGGGCCCTCGCCCGCATCGACGAACTCGACGTCGTGACGGACCCGACCACGGTGATCCGCATCGAGGATCCCGCCACCCTCGCGGCGTCCGCCAACGCGGAGGTGACACCCGCATGA
- a CDS encoding ABC transporter permease produces the protein MSLVGEEKIFVTPDEGAGLGRPRRFAAALLSFGVFAAVWQLGVAAFHVSPLTLPGPADVAAGLWELLWSGRLLDHVVASLFRVTWGYLLAVVLAVPLGLVLGVWSLGWRLFNPVIQFFRPISPLAWIPLALTWFGIGDRPAIFLIFLSSFFPLLVFTMSGVACVKTTYIRVALNFGIRGVELLRRVILPGARPSIVVGLRITLGTAWLVIVAAEMIAVKSGLGYLIVDARNAFRMDQVVGGMVVIGAIGLGLDLVIRRLELLPSIRWHQMER, from the coding sequence ATGAGCCTCGTGGGAGAGGAGAAGATCTTCGTCACGCCGGACGAGGGGGCGGGGCTCGGCCGGCCGCGCCGGTTCGCGGCGGCCCTCCTGAGCTTCGGGGTCTTCGCGGCGGTCTGGCAACTCGGGGTGGCCGCCTTCCACGTCTCGCCCCTGACTCTGCCGGGGCCCGCGGACGTCGCGGCGGGGCTCTGGGAGCTCCTCTGGTCCGGCCGCCTCCTCGATCACGTGGTGGCGAGCCTCTTCCGGGTGACCTGGGGGTATCTCCTCGCCGTGGTCCTGGCCGTGCCCCTCGGGCTCGTGCTCGGGGTCTGGTCCCTGGGCTGGCGGCTCTTCAACCCCGTGATCCAGTTCTTCCGGCCCATCTCGCCCTTGGCCTGGATCCCGCTGGCCCTCACCTGGTTCGGCATCGGCGACCGGCCCGCCATCTTCCTGATCTTCCTCTCGTCCTTCTTCCCGCTCCTGGTCTTCACCATGAGCGGCGTGGCCTGCGTCAAGACCACCTACATCCGGGTGGCCCTCAACTTCGGCATCCGGGGGGTGGAGCTTCTCCGGCGGGTCATCCTTCCCGGTGCCCGGCCGAGCATCGTGGTGGGGCTCCGGATCACCCTGGGGACGGCCTGGCTGGTGATCGTGGCGGCCGAGATGATCGCCGTGAAGTCCGGGCTCGGCTACCTCATCGTGGACGCCCGCAACGCCTTCCGCATGGACCAGGTGGTGGGGGGAATGGTGGTGATCGGCGCCATCGGCCTCGGCCTCGACCTCGTCATCCGCCGCCTCGAGCTGCTGCCGAGCATCCGGTGGCACCAGATGGAGCGATGA
- a CDS encoding acyl-CoA thioesterase produces the protein MTAAARNRGGPTPDLALREPVHRHSYRVIYGDTDAAGVVYYGNYLRLLEMGRTEYFRHRFGLSYRQLGEEGILLPATEVYCRYKASARYDDDLVIATSLARHTRVTLRFHYEITREADGRLLAAAFTTHAAVDRNGRLTSLPEALRRCLEVGTPATGRPGGKEAPPSR, from the coding sequence ATGACGGCCGCCGCCCGGAACCGGGGAGGCCCCACCCCGGACCTCGCCCTCCGCGAGCCCGTGCACCGGCATTCGTACCGGGTCATCTACGGCGACACCGACGCCGCCGGGGTGGTGTACTACGGCAACTACCTCCGCCTCCTCGAGATGGGGCGGACGGAATACTTCCGGCACCGGTTCGGCCTCTCCTACCGGCAGCTCGGGGAAGAAGGAATCCTCCTCCCGGCGACCGAGGTCTACTGCCGGTACAAGGCCTCGGCCCGCTACGACGACGACCTGGTGATCGCCACCTCGCTGGCCCGCCACACCCGGGTGACCCTCCGGTTCCACTACGAGATCACCCGGGAGGCGGACGGGCGGCTCCTGGCGGCGGCCTTCACCACCCATGCCGCCGTGGACCGAAACGGCCGTCTGACCTCCTTGCCGGAGGCCCTGCGCCGGTGCCTCGAGGTCGGGACACCGGCAACCGGCCGTCCTGGCGGCAAGGAGGCCCCTCCCTCCCGTTGA
- a CDS encoding TIGR03960 family B12-binding radical SAM protein translates to MNATDPGHLPMILDELLPSVRAPARYLGAETNARRKPWDGARCRWALVFPDLYEIGMSHLGLHVLYHVLNDQPDLLADRAYCPDLDMERLCRERGVPLWALESRRPLAEFDVVAVTLPYELCYANILTVLDLAGIPLRAADRGPGDPLVLGGGSGAANPEPVAPFFDAVLFGDGEEAVVEIARAVADWKAAGGRDRRRLLEALAGVAGLYVPAFHPVRSDPEGRFLVPVGPPEGPAGVPRRVAADLDAFPPPAAPLVPLVRIVHDRLGLEVARGCTRGCRFCQAGVIYRPVRERDPALLLDRAAAALAATGWEEVSLLSLSTGDYSCLEPLLAALMRRLGPRRVGVSLPSLRVGTLTPAVMEEIRRVRKTGFTLAPEAGSERLRRVINKGITEADLLDTAARVWEMGWPAVKLYFMIGLPTETREDVLAIADLARRVRDAGGAGRRGRQVTVSVGTFVPKPHTPFQWEAQVGEAVSRERIEELRAALRGRGLRLKWHDPRQSFLEGVFSRGDRRLADLVERAWRLGARLDAWSDHLRPDLYRRAAADLGIDLEAYLGPRALHGPLPWDHLLSGVSREYLHRERDRAFRLEPTPDCRRGGCTKCGVCDFRRVRPVVRPGAPDLPQEPAPASPPPAGIALRLRWEKRGGARFLGHLDAARAFHRAARRAALPVRYSEGFHPMPRLSFGPPVPLGTESQAEWAVLVLERPVPPGEVAERLNAHLPEGLRVVSAEPAGADRSVAPPAEVTYRLDLPRPVPDLAERIEAFREAAAWPVTRRRGDRERSVDARPLVAALEPWPGAGGEGTALRLVLRSVSGASLKPAEVAASVLGLDAAVLAGVRVLKVGA, encoded by the coding sequence TTGAACGCCACGGATCCAGGACACCTCCCCATGATCCTCGACGAGTTGCTCCCATCGGTCCGGGCCCCGGCCCGCTACCTCGGAGCGGAGACCAACGCCCGGCGAAAGCCCTGGGACGGCGCCCGGTGCCGCTGGGCCCTGGTCTTTCCGGATCTCTACGAGATCGGGATGTCGCATCTCGGCCTCCACGTTCTCTACCACGTCCTGAACGACCAGCCGGACCTCCTCGCCGACCGGGCCTACTGCCCCGACCTCGACATGGAGCGGCTGTGCCGCGAGCGGGGGGTCCCCCTCTGGGCCCTCGAGAGCCGCCGGCCCTTGGCCGAGTTCGACGTGGTGGCGGTGACGCTCCCCTACGAGCTCTGCTACGCCAACATCCTCACGGTGCTGGATCTCGCCGGCATCCCCCTGCGCGCCGCGGACCGCGGCCCCGGCGACCCCCTGGTGCTGGGCGGCGGCAGCGGCGCCGCCAACCCCGAGCCCGTGGCCCCGTTCTTCGACGCCGTCCTCTTCGGCGACGGCGAGGAGGCCGTGGTGGAGATCGCTCGGGCGGTGGCCGACTGGAAGGCCGCCGGCGGGCGGGACCGGCGGCGCCTCCTGGAGGCGCTCGCCGGCGTCGCCGGGCTCTACGTCCCCGCCTTTCATCCCGTCCGGTCCGACCCGGAGGGTCGTTTCCTGGTGCCGGTGGGGCCCCCGGAGGGGCCGGCCGGGGTGCCCCGCCGCGTCGCGGCCGACCTCGACGCCTTTCCCCCGCCGGCGGCCCCGCTGGTGCCCCTCGTCCGCATCGTCCACGACCGGCTCGGCCTCGAGGTGGCCCGCGGCTGCACCCGGGGGTGCCGCTTCTGCCAGGCCGGGGTGATCTACCGGCCCGTCCGGGAGCGGGACCCGGCCCTCCTCCTCGACCGGGCTGCGGCGGCCCTGGCGGCCACGGGGTGGGAGGAGGTCTCGCTCCTGTCGCTGAGCACCGGGGACTACTCCTGCCTGGAGCCGCTGCTCGCCGCGCTCATGCGCCGCCTCGGCCCCCGCCGGGTCGGGGTCTCGCTCCCCTCCCTCCGGGTCGGGACGCTGACCCCGGCGGTCATGGAGGAGATCCGAAGGGTCCGGAAGACGGGCTTCACCCTGGCCCCCGAGGCCGGGAGCGAGCGGCTCCGCCGGGTCATCAACAAGGGCATCACCGAGGCGGACCTCCTGGACACCGCGGCCCGGGTGTGGGAGATGGGCTGGCCCGCGGTGAAGCTCTACTTCATGATAGGGTTGCCCACGGAGACCCGGGAGGACGTGCTCGCCATCGCGGATCTGGCGCGGCGCGTGCGCGACGCCGGCGGGGCGGGGCGGCGCGGGCGCCAGGTCACGGTGAGCGTGGGGACCTTCGTTCCGAAGCCCCACACGCCGTTCCAGTGGGAAGCCCAGGTGGGGGAGGCGGTGTCCCGGGAGCGGATCGAAGAACTCCGGGCCGCCCTCCGGGGCCGCGGCCTCCGGCTCAAGTGGCACGACCCCCGGCAGAGCTTCCTGGAGGGGGTCTTCAGCCGGGGCGACCGGCGCCTCGCCGACCTGGTGGAGCGGGCCTGGCGCCTCGGGGCCCGGCTCGACGCCTGGTCCGATCACCTTCGGCCCGACCTCTACCGCCGGGCGGCGGCGGATCTCGGGATCGACCTCGAGGCCTATCTCGGCCCCCGGGCCCTCCACGGGCCCCTCCCGTGGGACCACCTCCTTTCGGGTGTCTCCAGGGAGTACCTCCACCGGGAGCGGGACCGGGCCTTCCGGCTCGAGCCCACCCCGGACTGCCGGCGGGGCGGCTGCACCAAGTGCGGCGTCTGCGACTTCCGCCGGGTGCGGCCCGTGGTGCGCCCGGGGGCGCCGGATCTCCCCCAGGAGCCGGCCCCGGCTTCGCCTCCGCCTGCCGGGATCGCCCTCCGCCTCCGGTGGGAGAAGCGGGGGGGCGCCCGGTTCCTCGGTCACCTCGACGCGGCCCGGGCCTTTCACAGGGCGGCCCGCCGCGCGGCCCTCCCGGTGCGGTACTCGGAGGGGTTCCACCCGATGCCGAGGCTGTCCTTCGGGCCGCCGGTCCCGCTCGGGACGGAGAGCCAGGCCGAATGGGCGGTGCTGGTCCTCGAGCGGCCCGTGCCGCCCGGGGAGGTGGCCGAGCGGCTCAACGCCCACCTCCCGGAGGGGCTCCGGGTTGTGTCGGCCGAGCCCGCCGGCGCCGATCGGTCCGTGGCGCCCCCGGCGGAGGTCACCTACCGCCTGGATCTCCCCCGCCCGGTCCCGGACCTCGCCGAGCGGATCGAGGCCTTCCGGGAGGCGGCGGCCTGGCCCGTGACCCGCCGCCGGGGGGATCGGGAGCGGTCGGTGGACGCGCGCCCCCTGGTGGCGGCCCTCGAGCCCTGGCCGGGGGCCGGGGGGGAGGGGACGGCGCTCCGCCTCGTCCTCCGCTCCGTGTCCGGGGCCTCGCTCAAGCCCGCGGAGGTGGCGGCCTCGGTGCTCGGGCTCGACGCGGCGGTCCTCGCGGGCGTGCGGGTCCTCAAGGTGGGGGCGTGA